One region of Erwinia tracheiphila genomic DNA includes:
- the fadL gene encoding long-chain fatty acid transporter FadL has protein sequence MNHKNLFAKSALAMAVVLVSSTVWSAGFQLNEFSAIGLGRAYSGEGAMGDTAASASRNPATMVLMDSPEFSIGAVFIDPDVSVNGGSPTGWSLNASNIAPSQWVPNIHYVQPLNDRWWLGASATSNYGLATEYNNDYTAGFYAGKTGLQTMNLNLSTAYRLNEHFSFGVGFDAVYARAKIERYAGESGQALGLPSDTQIAHLKGDEWGYGWNTGVLYEVDKDNRFGFTYRSEVKVDFDGNYRSDLPGSINPLNLGLPYATSGSTIPGALTLNLPEVWEVSGYHKVAPQWVIHYSMAYTSWSQFQELKATGSSGQTLFQKDKSYRDAYRIALGTSYFYDDNWTFRAGIAFDDSPVPTDNRTISIPDQDRLWLSTGTSYAFNQDTSVDLGISYMHGQDVTVKEGPYTFHSTGKAWLYGANFNYKF, from the coding sequence ATGAACCATAAAAACCTGTTTGCAAAGTCGGCTTTAGCCATGGCAGTGGTGCTTGTTTCTTCAACCGTCTGGTCAGCAGGCTTCCAGCTTAATGAATTTTCCGCTATTGGTCTGGGCCGGGCTTATTCAGGTGAAGGTGCGATGGGGGACACGGCAGCCTCAGCCAGCCGTAATCCGGCAACCATGGTACTGATGGATAGTCCTGAGTTTTCCATTGGCGCGGTGTTTATCGACCCCGACGTCAGCGTCAACGGCGGCAGTCCGACCGGATGGAGTCTCAACGCCAGTAATATCGCGCCGTCGCAATGGGTACCCAATATTCACTATGTTCAACCATTAAACGATCGTTGGTGGCTGGGCGCGTCGGCGACATCGAATTACGGGCTGGCGACTGAGTACAATAATGACTACACCGCAGGGTTCTACGCCGGAAAAACGGGCCTGCAAACCATGAATCTGAATTTGAGCACGGCTTATCGGCTCAACGAACATTTTAGCTTTGGCGTGGGATTCGATGCCGTTTATGCAAGAGCCAAAATTGAACGCTATGCCGGTGAGTCAGGCCAGGCGCTGGGGTTACCCTCAGATACTCAAATCGCACACCTGAAAGGGGACGAATGGGGCTATGGCTGGAATACCGGGGTTTTATATGAGGTTGATAAAGATAACCGGTTTGGTTTCACCTATCGATCTGAAGTCAAGGTTGATTTTGACGGCAATTACAGAAGCGACCTGCCTGGCTCCATTAACCCGCTAAACCTTGGGTTACCGTACGCAACCAGTGGCTCAACCATCCCCGGAGCCTTAACACTCAACCTGCCTGAAGTATGGGAAGTCTCCGGCTATCATAAGGTTGCTCCTCAATGGGTCATTCATTACAGCATGGCCTACACCAGCTGGAGTCAGTTCCAGGAGCTGAAAGCAACGGGTAGCAGTGGCCAGACGCTGTTCCAAAAAGATAAAAGTTACAGAGATGCTTACAGAATCGCGTTAGGTACATCTTACTTTTATGATGATAACTGGACATTCCGCGCAGGCATTGCCTTCGATGACAGCCCGGTACCGACCGATAACCGCACCATCTCCATACCCGATCAGGACCGTTTATGGCTAAGTACCGGTACCTCTTATGCTTTCAATCAGGATACCTCAGTTGACCTGGGTATTTCCTATATGCACGGCCAGGATGTCACCGTTAAAGAAGGCCCTTACACTTTCCATTCAACCGGCAAAGCATGGTTGTATGGCGCGAACTTTAACTATAAATTTTAA
- a CDS encoding YfcZ/YiiS family protein: protein MTDAIKKCSANETATCCCVDVGTIIDNTGCTAIWRQLFTSRQQAEQTLAELTEKARCVESEPCKINASLTELPQGVQLDAHFTFSCQAETMIFQLGLR, encoded by the coding sequence ATGACTGATGCGATAAAAAAATGCAGTGCTAATGAAACGGCAACCTGCTGCTGTGTCGATGTTGGCACCATTATTGACAACACAGGCTGTACAGCCATCTGGCGTCAGCTTTTCACCAGTCGTCAGCAGGCAGAGCAGACGCTGGCGGAACTGACTGAAAAAGCACGCTGTGTGGAATCGGAGCCTTGTAAAATCAATGCCAGTCTGACGGAGTTGCCGCAAGGCGTTCAGCTTGACGCACATTTTACTTTCAGCTGTCAGGCTGAAACCATGATTTTTCAGCTTGGTCTGCGATAA
- the mlaA gene encoding phospholipid-binding lipoprotein MlaA, producing MSYRVMGIALASMLLFGCASSQRADQPQGRPDPLEGFNRSMFNFNYTVLDPYIVRPVAVAWRDYVPVPARTGISNFLGNLSEPSTMVNYFVEGKPYKAMIHFNRFFLNTILGMGGFIDVAGMANPALAKEEPHRFGSTLGNYGVGYGTYVVLPGYGNFTPREDVGGLVDNLYAPLGLLTWWMSVGKWTLEVVETRARLLDSDAMLHNTGDPYSFVRAAYFQRHDFLARGGKLTPQENSNAAAIQGDLNDIDAN from the coding sequence ATGAGCTACCGTGTGATGGGCATCGCGCTCGCCAGTATGCTGCTGTTTGGCTGTGCCAGTTCACAAAGGGCGGATCAGCCGCAGGGCAGACCCGATCCGTTGGAAGGCTTTAACCGCTCCATGTTCAACTTTAACTATACTGTGCTCGATCCTTACATTGTCCGTCCCGTGGCAGTGGCATGGCGTGACTATGTTCCTGTCCCAGCGCGAACCGGTATAAGCAATTTCCTGGGGAACCTCAGTGAGCCATCGACCATGGTGAACTATTTTGTGGAAGGTAAGCCCTACAAAGCAATGATCCATTTCAATCGTTTTTTCCTGAACACTATTCTTGGAATGGGCGGTTTTATTGATGTTGCCGGAATGGCAAATCCTGCGCTGGCTAAAGAAGAACCGCACCGTTTTGGCAGTACGCTGGGCAACTATGGCGTGGGCTATGGAACCTATGTAGTTCTGCCGGGCTATGGCAATTTTACCCCGCGGGAAGATGTAGGTGGCCTGGTTGATAATCTTTACGCCCCGCTGGGCTTGCTGACGTGGTGGATGTCTGTTGGCAAATGGACGCTGGAGGTGGTGGAAACCCGTGCGCGGCTGCTTGACAGCGATGCGATGCTGCATAATACCGGCGACCCTTATTCATTCGTCAGGGCAGCCTACTTCCAGCGTCATGACTTCCTGGCGAGAGGGGGGAAACTCACTCCGCAGGAGAATTCAAATGCGGCGGCAATTCAGGGCGATCTGAATGATATCGATGCCAACTAG
- a CDS encoding cytochrome c-type biogenesis protein, with product MKICIILLMSLLLAATKVLSETTYSSTFSAIAEQQYPYFTETLRCPECQYKSIADSGSFIAADMRLITFQSQMIRKKSDEINAQMVDSHCPDVVDRSSNLLLWAGPALFAFLGAALILLRARIRRLGQR from the coding sequence ATGAAGATCTGCATCATTTTACTGATGTCATTACTGCTGGCGGCGACTAAGGTGCTGTCTGAGACGACCTACAGCTCAACATTTTCTGCAATTGCGGAACAACAATATCCTTACTTCACTGAAACACTACGTTGCCCTGAATGTCAGTACAAAAGTATTGCTGATTCCGGTTCATTTATTGCGGCTGATATGAGGCTCATAACGTTTCAGTCGCAGATGATAAGAAAGAAATCTGACGAAATAAACGCGCAAATGGTGGACAGTCATTGTCCCGATGTGGTTGATCGGTCTTCTAATCTCCTTCTCTGGGCCGGCCCTGCACTTTTTGCATTTTTAGGGGCAGCGCTCATTCTTTTACGAGCCAGAATACGTCGACTGGGCCAGCGTTAA